In Rutidosis leptorrhynchoides isolate AG116_Rl617_1_P2 chromosome 2, CSIRO_AGI_Rlap_v1, whole genome shotgun sequence, one genomic interval encodes:
- the LOC139889470 gene encoding uncharacterized protein codes for MVRKLFGGGPVISLVDFMGTSPTLLMLCQVLYLRNSDAWTWTLANNGIFSIKKLTTLIDCATFRSELNLPGTLINKMVPLKIELFIWRARRHRIPVRVELDKREIDLGYIRCPICDDGLEDVDHALFKCKFANEIWLRVFKWWKFDQANIPLSVDCFIGNGFNFQNTSVKEIWQSVVWDTCYTIWNNRNATVFGKSKMGSAMILSEIQLRCFEWINNRSKSISLDWNSWLTNPINLESQLTPSANGFLGMGQISVQIL; via the exons ATGGTGCGCAAACTTTTTGGTGGTGGTCCCGTGATATCTCTGGTAGACTTCATGGGGACCTCACCAACATTACTAATGCTTTGTCAAGTTTTGTACCTTAGGAACTCGGATGCGTGGACATGGACGCTTGCTAACAACGGGATTTTTTCGATTAAGAAGTTAACAACACTGATTGACTGTGCGACATTCAGAAGTGAGTTGAATCTTCCAGGAACTTTAATTAACAAGATGGTCCCTCTCAagattgaactatttatatggagagcGAGGAGACATCGAATTCCAGTGCGGGTTGAATTAGACAAGCGTGAGATAGATCTAGGCTACATTAGATGTCCAATATGTGATGACGGACTTGAAGATGTTGACCATGCCCTGTTCAAATGCAAATTCGCAAACGAGATTTGGTTACGAGTGTTTAAATGGTGGAAGTTTGACCAAGCAAACATTCCCTTATCTGTTGATTGTTTTATAGGGAATGGCTTCAATTTTCAAAACACGAGTGTTAAAGAAATATGGCAATCGGTAGTTTGGGACACTTGTTATACGATCTGGAACAATAGAAACGCAACGGTATTCGGGAAAAGTAAGATGGGCAGTGCCATGATTTTGAGCGAAATACAACTTAGATGCTTCGAGTGGATTAATAACCGATCAAAATCCATTTCTCTTGATTGGAATAGCTGGCTCACAAACCCAATTAATTTAGAAAGTCAGCTCACG CCTTCTGCTAATGGGTTTCTCGGAATGGGCCAAATAAGTGTCCAAATATTGTAA
- the LOC139894522 gene encoding nuclear poly(A) polymerase 4-like isoform X1, giving the protein MVGSEVLISPRQHGVTKPLSLAGPSVADLLRTKKLNQFLVDAGLYESKEETAKREEVLSRIKQIVVDWVKQLTRVRGYTDQMVEDANAVIFTFGSYRLGVHGPGADIDTLCVGPSYVNRDEDFFFVLHDILAGMEEVTELQPVPDAHVPVMKFKFDGISIDLLYASVSLLVVPDDLDISEVSVLYDVDEPTVRSLNGCRVADQILKLIPNVEHFRTTLRCLKYWAKKRGVYSNVTGFLGGVNWALLVARICQFYPNAIPSMLVSRFFRVYTQWRWPNPVMLCEIQEDELGFAVWDPRKNPKDRTHHMPIITPAYPCMNSSYNVSTSTLRVMSEQFLFGNRICEEIELNKAQWSALFEPYMFFDSYKNYLQVDIVAANTDDLRSWRGWVESRLRQLTLMIERDTLGKLQCHPYPHEYSDPSKQCSHSAFFMGLQRKQGEVIQEGQQFDIRGTVDEFRHSVNMYVFWRPGMEIYVSHVRRRQIPSYAFSYGSKRIRLSRNGNQQSSVEVSRKRKAEEEEACVERKRQSLSPQSRDSVSPVIVNHSCDGDSQSSEEDVRGVHGQGFEAQKPKVQVETVVSSRMEAGELEQNAVMRQVLKLFIVFINFKLFGLTVGVVYVYLCIRLGVSSTA; this is encoded by the exons ATGGTGGGTTCGGAGGTTTTAATTTCACCCAGGCAACATGGGGTTACGAAACCCTTATCATTAGCTGGACCGTCTGTTGCTGATTTACTTAGAACCAAGAAACTGAATCAG TTCTTGGTTGATGCTGGGCTATATGAAAGTAAAGAAGAAACTGCTAAGAGGGAGGAAGTTTTGAGTCGAATTAAACAG ATAGTAGTTGATTGGGTGAAGCAACTTACTCGTGTACGAGGGTACACAGATCAGATGGTGGAAGATGCAAATGCTGTTATATTTACTTTCGGTTCTTATCGTCTTGGG GTGCATGGACCCGGGGCCGACATAGACACATTGTGTGTGGGTCCGTCTTATGTGAATCGAGAT gaggATTTTTTCtttgttttgcacgacattttggcGGGAATGGAGGAAGTTACTGAACTTCAACCGGTTCCAGATGCTCATGTTCCAGTCATGAAATTCAAATTTGATGGAATATCGATCGATCTTCTTTACGCCAGCGTTTCTCTTTTGGTCGTCCCCGAT GATTTGGACATTTCAGAAGTTTCTGTTTTGTATGATGTTGACGAGCCTACTGTACGTAGTCTTAACGGTTGCCGAGTTGCGGATCAAATTCTGAAGCTCATTCCAAATGTTGAG CATTTTCGTACAACACTTCGTTGTTTAAAGTATTGGGCTAAAAAGCGCGGTGTTTACTCAAAT GTGACCGGATTTCTTGGTGGTGTGAATTGGGCGCTTTTGGTGGCCCGGATTTGCCAATTTTATCCGAATGCGATTCCAAGTATGCTGGTTTCGAGATTTTTCAGGGTGTATACGCAATGGAGGTGGCCGAATCCGGTTATGCTTTGTGAAATACAAGAAGATGAGCTCGGATTTGCCGTATGGGACCCACGTAAAAACCCGAAAGATCGAACACACCATATGCCCATTATAACACCTGCATACCCATGCATGAATTCAAGCTATAACGTCTCCACTAGCACACTTCGTGTTATGAGCGAACAATTTTTGTTCGGCAACAGAATATGTGAG GAGATAGAACTTAACAAAGCTCAGTGGTCTGCGTTGTTTGAACCGTATATGTTCTTCGATAGCTACAAAAACTATCTGCAGGTTGATATCGTCGCTGCAAATACCGATGATTTACGTTCTTGGAGAGGTTGGGTTGAATCTCGGTTAAGGCAGTTGACTTTAATG attgagcgGGACACGTTGGGGAAGCTGCAATGTCATCCTTATCCTCATGAGTATTCGGACCCATCAAAGCAATGTTCGCACAGTGCGTTTTTTATGGGGTTACAAAGAAAACAAGGTGAAGTGATTCAAGAAGGTCAACAGTTTGACATACGTGGGACCGTTGATGAGTTTAGGCATTCAGTGAATATGTATGTGTTTTGGAGACCCGGGATGGAGATATACGTATCTCACGTGCGTAGAAGGCAGATCCCATCGTACGCGTTTTCGTACGGAAGTAAACGTATTCGATTATCTAGAAACGGTAATCAACAATCGTCTGTGGAAGTTTCTAGAAAAAGAAAAGCCGAAGAAGAAGAAGCTTGTGTAGAACGGAAACGTCAATCGTTGAGCCCGCAAAGTCGGGACTCAGTTTCGCCTGTCATTGTTAATCATTCGTGTGATGGAGATTCTCAATCTTCTGAAGAAGACGTGCGTGGGGTCCACGGTCAAGGGTTTGAAGCTCAG AAACCGAAGGTTCAAGTGGAGACGGTAGTAAGTTCGAGAATGGAAGCTGGCGAATTGGAGCAGAATGCGGTTATGAGGCAAGTGTTGAAACTTTTTATAGTgtttattaattttaaattatttggtTTGACTGTTggtgttgtatatgtatatttatgtatcaGGCTAGGTGTATCATCGACGGCTTAA
- the LOC139894522 gene encoding nuclear poly(A) polymerase 4-like isoform X2, translating into MVGSEVLISPRQHGVTKPLSLAGPSVADLLRTKKLNQFLVDAGLYESKEETAKREEVLSRIKQIVVDWVKQLTRVRGYTDQMVEDANAVIFTFGSYRLGVHGPGADIDTLCVGPSYVNRDEDFFFVLHDILAGMEEVTELQPVPDAHVPVMKFKFDGISIDLLYASVSLLVVPDDLDISEVSVLYDVDEPTVRSLNGCRVADQILKLIPNVEHFRTTLRCLKYWAKKRGVYSNVTGFLGGVNWALLVARICQFYPNAIPSMLVSRFFRVYTQWRWPNPVMLCEIQEDELGFAVWDPRKNPKDRTHHMPIITPAYPCMNSSYNVSTSTLRVMSEQFLFGNRICEEIELNKAQWSALFEPYMFFDSYKNYLQVDIVAANTDDLRSWRGWVESRLRQLTLMIERDTLGKLQCHPYPHEYSDPSKQCSHSAFFMGLQRKQGEVIQEGQQFDIRGTVDEFRHSVNMYVFWRPGMEIYVSHVRRRQIPSYAFSYGSKRIRLSRNGNQQSSVEVSRKRKAEEEEACVERKRQSLSPQSRDSVSPVIVNHSCDGDSQSSEEDVRGVHGQGFEAQKPKVQVETVVSSRMEAGELEQNAVMRLGVSSTA; encoded by the exons ATGGTGGGTTCGGAGGTTTTAATTTCACCCAGGCAACATGGGGTTACGAAACCCTTATCATTAGCTGGACCGTCTGTTGCTGATTTACTTAGAACCAAGAAACTGAATCAG TTCTTGGTTGATGCTGGGCTATATGAAAGTAAAGAAGAAACTGCTAAGAGGGAGGAAGTTTTGAGTCGAATTAAACAG ATAGTAGTTGATTGGGTGAAGCAACTTACTCGTGTACGAGGGTACACAGATCAGATGGTGGAAGATGCAAATGCTGTTATATTTACTTTCGGTTCTTATCGTCTTGGG GTGCATGGACCCGGGGCCGACATAGACACATTGTGTGTGGGTCCGTCTTATGTGAATCGAGAT gaggATTTTTTCtttgttttgcacgacattttggcGGGAATGGAGGAAGTTACTGAACTTCAACCGGTTCCAGATGCTCATGTTCCAGTCATGAAATTCAAATTTGATGGAATATCGATCGATCTTCTTTACGCCAGCGTTTCTCTTTTGGTCGTCCCCGAT GATTTGGACATTTCAGAAGTTTCTGTTTTGTATGATGTTGACGAGCCTACTGTACGTAGTCTTAACGGTTGCCGAGTTGCGGATCAAATTCTGAAGCTCATTCCAAATGTTGAG CATTTTCGTACAACACTTCGTTGTTTAAAGTATTGGGCTAAAAAGCGCGGTGTTTACTCAAAT GTGACCGGATTTCTTGGTGGTGTGAATTGGGCGCTTTTGGTGGCCCGGATTTGCCAATTTTATCCGAATGCGATTCCAAGTATGCTGGTTTCGAGATTTTTCAGGGTGTATACGCAATGGAGGTGGCCGAATCCGGTTATGCTTTGTGAAATACAAGAAGATGAGCTCGGATTTGCCGTATGGGACCCACGTAAAAACCCGAAAGATCGAACACACCATATGCCCATTATAACACCTGCATACCCATGCATGAATTCAAGCTATAACGTCTCCACTAGCACACTTCGTGTTATGAGCGAACAATTTTTGTTCGGCAACAGAATATGTGAG GAGATAGAACTTAACAAAGCTCAGTGGTCTGCGTTGTTTGAACCGTATATGTTCTTCGATAGCTACAAAAACTATCTGCAGGTTGATATCGTCGCTGCAAATACCGATGATTTACGTTCTTGGAGAGGTTGGGTTGAATCTCGGTTAAGGCAGTTGACTTTAATG attgagcgGGACACGTTGGGGAAGCTGCAATGTCATCCTTATCCTCATGAGTATTCGGACCCATCAAAGCAATGTTCGCACAGTGCGTTTTTTATGGGGTTACAAAGAAAACAAGGTGAAGTGATTCAAGAAGGTCAACAGTTTGACATACGTGGGACCGTTGATGAGTTTAGGCATTCAGTGAATATGTATGTGTTTTGGAGACCCGGGATGGAGATATACGTATCTCACGTGCGTAGAAGGCAGATCCCATCGTACGCGTTTTCGTACGGAAGTAAACGTATTCGATTATCTAGAAACGGTAATCAACAATCGTCTGTGGAAGTTTCTAGAAAAAGAAAAGCCGAAGAAGAAGAAGCTTGTGTAGAACGGAAACGTCAATCGTTGAGCCCGCAAAGTCGGGACTCAGTTTCGCCTGTCATTGTTAATCATTCGTGTGATGGAGATTCTCAATCTTCTGAAGAAGACGTGCGTGGGGTCCACGGTCAAGGGTTTGAAGCTCAG AAACCGAAGGTTCAAGTGGAGACGGTAGTAAGTTCGAGAATGGAAGCTGGCGAATTGGAGCAGAATGCGGTTATGAG GCTAGGTGTATCATCGACGGCTTAA
- the LOC139892697 gene encoding auxin-responsive protein IAA18-like isoform X2 translates to MEGGYSRMDDEIHPQLLDLIPKERNWFVKKDDDDYDYVKGLKRSHENGDEKKLELRLGPPGVEDWSLSDAHKNYKSVEKASNKSAPAPVVGWPPIRSFRKNIASSSSSKQALSPSDSQNEVVSNKAKQETMVKSCNTQKGFFVKINMIGVPIGRKVDLNAYDSYEKLSVAVDQLFRGLLAAQKDKSGGWINGKNEEDEKAISVLLDGQGEYSLVYEDNEGDKMLVGDVPWHMFVSTVKRLRVIKSSEISNICLGGKQEKLRL, encoded by the exons ATGGAAGGTGGGTATTCAAGAATGGATGATGAAATCCATCCACAGCTGCTGGATTTGATTCCTAAAGAAAGAAACTGGTTTGttaaaaaagatgatgatgattatgattatgttaaagGATTAAAGAGAAGCCATGAAAATGGAGATGAAAAGAAGCTTGAATTAAGGCTTGGTCCACCTGGTGTTGAAGATTGGTCTCTTTCTGATGCACATAAAAACTACAAATCAGTAGAAAAAGCATCTAACAAAAG TGCACCTGCACCAGTTGTGGGATGGCCTCCAATCAGGTCATTTAGGAAGAATATTGCAAGTAGCAGCAGCTCAAAACAAGCATTATCACCTTCTGATTCACAAAATGAGGTTGTTTCaaacaaagctaaacaagaaacaATGGTAAAAAGTTGCAACACCCAAAAAGGTTTTTTTGTGAAGATCAATATGATCGGTGTTCCGATCGGTAGAAAAGTGGATCTTAATGCTTATGACAGCTATGAAAAACTTTCTGTTGCCGTTGATCAACTATTTAGAGGACTTCTTGCAG CTCAAAAAGATAAAAGTGGAGGTTGGATTAATGGTaaaaatgaagaagatgaaaaggCAATTAGTGTATTGTTAGATGGGCAAGGAGAATATAGTTTAGTATATGAAGATAATGAAGGAGACAAGATGCTTGTTGGAGATGTCCCATGGCA CATGTTTGTTTCGACGGTTAAGAGGCTGCGCGTGATCAAAAGTTCTGAAATTTCTAACATATGCT TGGGAGGAAAGCAAGAGAAGCTGCGGCTTTGA
- the LOC139892697 gene encoding auxin-responsive protein IAA18-like isoform X1 produces MEGGYSRMDDEIHPQLLDLIPKERNWFVKKDDDDYDYVKGLKRSHENGDEKKLELRLGPPGVEDWSLSDAHKNYKSVEKASNKRSAPAPVVGWPPIRSFRKNIASSSSSKQALSPSDSQNEVVSNKAKQETMVKSCNTQKGFFVKINMIGVPIGRKVDLNAYDSYEKLSVAVDQLFRGLLAAQKDKSGGWINGKNEEDEKAISVLLDGQGEYSLVYEDNEGDKMLVGDVPWHMFVSTVKRLRVIKSSEISNICLGGKQEKLRL; encoded by the exons ATGGAAGGTGGGTATTCAAGAATGGATGATGAAATCCATCCACAGCTGCTGGATTTGATTCCTAAAGAAAGAAACTGGTTTGttaaaaaagatgatgatgattatgattatgttaaagGATTAAAGAGAAGCCATGAAAATGGAGATGAAAAGAAGCTTGAATTAAGGCTTGGTCCACCTGGTGTTGAAGATTGGTCTCTTTCTGATGCACATAAAAACTACAAATCAGTAGAAAAAGCATCTAACAAAAG AAGTGCACCTGCACCAGTTGTGGGATGGCCTCCAATCAGGTCATTTAGGAAGAATATTGCAAGTAGCAGCAGCTCAAAACAAGCATTATCACCTTCTGATTCACAAAATGAGGTTGTTTCaaacaaagctaaacaagaaacaATGGTAAAAAGTTGCAACACCCAAAAAGGTTTTTTTGTGAAGATCAATATGATCGGTGTTCCGATCGGTAGAAAAGTGGATCTTAATGCTTATGACAGCTATGAAAAACTTTCTGTTGCCGTTGATCAACTATTTAGAGGACTTCTTGCAG CTCAAAAAGATAAAAGTGGAGGTTGGATTAATGGTaaaaatgaagaagatgaaaaggCAATTAGTGTATTGTTAGATGGGCAAGGAGAATATAGTTTAGTATATGAAGATAATGAAGGAGACAAGATGCTTGTTGGAGATGTCCCATGGCA CATGTTTGTTTCGACGGTTAAGAGGCTGCGCGTGATCAAAAGTTCTGAAATTTCTAACATATGCT TGGGAGGAAAGCAAGAGAAGCTGCGGCTTTGA